The Deinococcus koreensis genome window below encodes:
- a CDS encoding beta-N-acetylhexosaminidase, with protein sequence MKRMRALTPVSVAVLSSALLAAGAQAAPLPLTPLPEARAQTPRQTLVPQPKRAEFPNGTLPLGGLGVRVVGSAPELAWAVRDLRAEWKTRLGAELQGGAAGKPGIVIGTLADQELAAKAKAAGLDNAAAEGYALWVDSSGAYIVGADGKGAYAGAQTLRQLLTPAGVRFAKISDSPGLRDRVAMIYLDQYSAQVNDRLIPMLAALKYNAVLIMSNYVQWDTAKAGGFAHPGGASKAEARRVAELARSYGLEPIPLIETLSHAGWMFYGGKNLNLKQDPESQNLWAYDTLNPDTYSKVILPVLSEAVELFRPTRVHIGHDEVRSRDRFPARENGKALGFEKLYVDDVVKLHDHLKSLNVATMIWHDSAFADSVIATLPAQLPKDIQVAYWNYTSGTGTDLLGKIAAMGFPVLGASWLDAGNPEGQAKVAAKTRALGMIQTRWTGYFGNPSIWDGQAEQGVPFVRAASAFWNPDAPVVAGAEGIFRDLYQPAAYRAAAGSAVNLKSLVTRSLSDDDEKGWILKGPDIDLRNLGTGVKRLGAYSFDVQGAVMLRGSRPAAKDLPERATVELGRKADALAFLHTTGWPAATPREVIGRYEVAYADGTTLALPLEYGRHIRAWTDTLPSSMIPAPGFSGQTRDGLNVAVPVLEWTNPKPGVVIKSVTLVSEGKNANPTLIGLTLIGDRP encoded by the coding sequence ATGAAGCGAATGAGAGCCCTGACCCCAGTGAGTGTGGCTGTCCTGAGTTCGGCCCTGCTGGCCGCCGGCGCCCAGGCCGCCCCCCTGCCCCTGACGCCGCTGCCCGAGGCGCGCGCCCAGACGCCCCGGCAGACGCTGGTGCCCCAGCCAAAGCGGGCCGAATTCCCGAACGGCACCCTGCCCCTGGGCGGCCTGGGCGTGCGCGTAGTGGGCAGCGCCCCGGAGCTCGCCTGGGCCGTGCGCGACCTGCGGGCCGAGTGGAAGACCCGCCTGGGCGCCGAGCTGCAAGGCGGCGCGGCGGGCAAGCCCGGCATCGTGATCGGCACGCTGGCGGATCAGGAGCTGGCGGCGAAGGCGAAGGCGGCGGGGCTAGACAATGCAGCCGCCGAAGGCTACGCGCTGTGGGTCGACTCCAGTGGCGCATACATCGTCGGCGCGGACGGCAAGGGGGCCTACGCCGGCGCCCAGACGCTGCGCCAGCTGCTGACCCCCGCCGGCGTGCGCTTCGCGAAGATCAGCGACTCGCCGGGCCTGCGAGACCGCGTGGCCATGATCTACCTCGACCAGTACAGCGCGCAGGTGAACGACCGGCTGATCCCCATGCTGGCGGCCCTGAAGTACAACGCCGTGCTCATCATGAGCAATTACGTGCAGTGGGACACCGCGAAAGCGGGCGGCTTCGCGCACCCCGGCGGGGCGAGCAAAGCCGAGGCCCGGCGCGTGGCCGAGCTGGCGCGCTCGTATGGCCTGGAACCCATCCCGCTGATCGAGACCCTGAGCCACGCCGGCTGGATGTTCTACGGCGGCAAGAACCTGAACCTCAAGCAGGATCCGGAGAGCCAGAACCTCTGGGCCTACGACACCCTGAACCCCGACACCTACAGCAAGGTGATCCTGCCGGTGCTGAGCGAGGCGGTCGAGCTGTTCCGGCCCACAAGGGTGCACATCGGCCACGACGAGGTTCGCAGCCGCGACCGCTTCCCCGCCCGCGAGAACGGGAAGGCACTGGGCTTCGAGAAGCTGTACGTGGACGATGTGGTGAAGCTGCACGACCACCTGAAGTCCCTGAACGTGGCCACCATGATCTGGCACGACAGCGCCTTCGCGGACTCGGTGATCGCCACCCTGCCCGCCCAGTTGCCCAAGGACATCCAGGTCGCCTACTGGAACTACACCTCGGGCACCGGCACCGACCTCCTGGGCAAGATCGCCGCCATGGGCTTCCCGGTACTGGGCGCGAGCTGGCTGGACGCCGGCAACCCCGAAGGGCAGGCCAAGGTGGCGGCCAAGACCAGAGCGCTGGGCATGATCCAGACGCGCTGGACGGGCTATTTCGGCAACCCCAGCATCTGGGACGGGCAGGCCGAACAGGGCGTGCCCTTCGTGCGGGCCGCCTCCGCCTTCTGGAACCCGGACGCGCCCGTGGTCGCGGGGGCCGAGGGCATCTTCCGCGACCTGTACCAGCCGGCGGCGTACCGGGCGGCGGCGGGCAGCGCCGTGAACCTGAAGTCTCTGGTCACGCGCTCCCTGAGCGACGACGACGAGAAGGGCTGGATTCTCAAGGGCCCGGACATCGACCTGCGGAACCTGGGCACGGGGGTCAAGCGGCTGGGCGCCTATTCCTTCGACGTGCAGGGCGCAGTCATGCTGCGCGGCTCACGGCCGGCGGCGAAGGATCTGCCGGAGCGCGCGACCGTCGAGCTCGGCCGCAAGGCCGACGCGCTGGCCTTCCTGCACACCACCGGCTGGCCCGCCGCCACGCCGCGCGAGGTGATCGGGCGCTACGAGGTCGCCTACGCCGACGGCACCACCCTGGCCCTGCCGCTGGAGTACGGCCGGCACATCCGCGCCTGGACGGACACGCTGCCCAGTTCCATGATCCCGGCCCCCGGCTTCAGCGGCCAGACCCGCGACGGCCTGAACGTGGCGGTGCCCGTGCTGGAGTGGACGAATCCCAAGCCGGGCGTGGTCATCAAGTCCGTCACCCTGGTCAGCGAGGGCAAGAATGCCAACCCGACCCTGATCGGCCTGACGCTGATCGGCGACCGCCCCTGA
- a CDS encoding ABC transporter substrate-binding protein, which produces MTNPAKKWALTAALLAAASTSVAGAQKTSLEFWTISLAPLFNDEMNRLVAQFQKENPTVELKWVDVPAAAMEQKLLAAVAAGRPPAAVNLSSDMTVKLVQQGALEPMTLSDAQRKLYFPSPLNTFTFDGKVMGVPWYWAPKVVAYNTDIFRKAGLDPANPPRTIQTLIAAAKQVKDKTGMYGFMPNINGINMLFVFQEAGLPVFDKSGGKAVFNSAEHVKLLETYVDLYKKGYIPEDTMRRGFTAATELYSAGKLAMLITGPQFILRVANDNKAIYDLTKVAPYPINIAGNVIHTPLMGFTVPKGVQNKELSQKLALFLTNDVNQLQFSKVTKTTFPSTVKASTDKFFKQGGANATDQGKLVSSTELKKAKDLTLVYPDASKLNKVFKDNVEAAMAGQKSAKQALDDIVKAWNASL; this is translated from the coding sequence ATGACCAATCCTGCCAAGAAGTGGGCCCTCACCGCCGCCCTGCTCGCCGCCGCCTCGACGAGCGTGGCGGGCGCCCAGAAGACCAGCCTGGAGTTCTGGACGATCAGCCTCGCGCCGCTATTCAACGACGAGATGAACCGGCTGGTCGCGCAGTTCCAGAAGGAAAACCCCACCGTGGAACTCAAGTGGGTCGACGTGCCCGCCGCCGCGATGGAGCAGAAGCTGCTCGCCGCCGTCGCTGCGGGGCGCCCACCCGCCGCCGTGAACCTGTCATCCGACATGACGGTCAAGCTGGTGCAGCAGGGCGCGCTGGAACCCATGACCCTGAGCGACGCCCAGCGCAAGCTGTACTTTCCCTCGCCGCTGAACACCTTCACCTTCGACGGCAAGGTCATGGGCGTGCCCTGGTACTGGGCCCCCAAGGTCGTGGCCTACAACACCGACATCTTCCGCAAGGCGGGCCTCGACCCGGCCAATCCCCCGCGCACCATCCAGACCCTGATCGCGGCGGCCAAGCAGGTCAAGGACAAGACCGGCATGTACGGCTTCATGCCCAACATCAACGGCATCAACATGCTGTTCGTGTTCCAGGAGGCGGGCCTGCCGGTCTTCGACAAGAGCGGCGGCAAGGCGGTCTTCAACTCGGCCGAGCACGTCAAGCTGCTGGAGACCTACGTCGACCTGTACAAGAAGGGCTACATCCCGGAAGACACCATGCGCCGGGGCTTCACGGCCGCCACCGAGCTGTACTCGGCGGGCAAGCTGGCTATGCTGATCACCGGGCCGCAGTTCATCCTGCGCGTGGCCAACGACAACAAGGCCATCTATGACCTGACCAAGGTGGCGCCCTACCCGATCAACATCGCCGGCAACGTGATCCACACGCCGCTGATGGGCTTCACGGTGCCCAAGGGCGTGCAGAACAAGGAACTCTCGCAGAAGCTGGCGCTGTTCCTGACCAACGACGTGAACCAGCTGCAGTTCTCCAAGGTCACCAAGACGACCTTCCCCAGCACAGTGAAGGCCAGCACCGACAAGTTCTTCAAGCAGGGCGGCGCCAACGCCACCGATCAGGGCAAGCTGGTGTCCAGCACCGAGCTGAAGAAGGCCAAGGATCTGACGCTGGTCTACCCCGACGCCTCCAAGCTGAACAAGGTCTTCAAGGACAACGTGGAGGCCGCGATGGCCGGCCAGAAGTCCGCCAAGCAGGCGCTCGACGACATCGTGAAAGCCTGGAACGCCAGCCTCTGA
- a CDS encoding ABC transporter permease, with protein MGSYLIRRLARTLLVMLGISLVVFVFVRSIPGDAATAMLGERATPAAAAALREQLGLNKPWFFNPANPLDAQYPKYVNALVRGDLGAGLKSNIPVRDELRSRFPATAELSIAALLFALLIGMPAGIMAALRRNTFWDNLATTISLVGVSMPVFWLGLLLSYFFAVKLGWLPPSARLGNETTLQPITGLYLLDSLLRGDLKSFWDVLRHLILPAIALGSIPLAIIARITRSSLLDVLGQDYVRTARAKGLAPNRVTLKHALRNAMLPVVTVIGLQAGALLGGAVLTETIFSWPGIGSWVYEAISQRDYPVIQGGVIFAALVVSVVNLLVDLSYAALDPRIQYR; from the coding sequence TTGGGCAGTTATCTGATCCGCCGCCTGGCGCGGACTCTGCTGGTCATGCTGGGCATCAGCCTGGTCGTGTTCGTGTTCGTGCGCTCGATTCCGGGCGACGCCGCCACCGCCATGCTGGGCGAACGCGCCACGCCCGCCGCCGCCGCCGCCCTGCGCGAGCAGCTGGGCCTGAACAAACCGTGGTTCTTCAACCCGGCCAATCCGCTGGACGCGCAGTATCCGAAGTACGTGAACGCGCTGGTGCGCGGCGACCTGGGCGCCGGCCTGAAGAGCAACATTCCGGTGCGGGACGAACTGCGCTCGCGCTTCCCCGCCACGGCCGAGCTGAGCATCGCGGCCCTGCTGTTCGCGCTGCTGATCGGGATGCCGGCGGGCATCATGGCCGCCCTGCGCCGCAACACCTTCTGGGACAACCTCGCCACGACCATCAGTCTGGTGGGCGTGAGTATGCCGGTGTTCTGGCTGGGGCTGCTGCTGTCGTATTTCTTCGCGGTGAAGCTGGGCTGGCTGCCGCCCAGCGCCCGGCTGGGCAACGAGACCACGCTGCAGCCGATCACCGGCCTGTACCTGCTGGACTCGCTGCTGCGCGGAGACCTGAAATCGTTCTGGGACGTGCTGAGGCACCTGATCCTGCCGGCCATCGCGCTGGGCAGCATTCCGCTGGCGATCATCGCGCGGATCACGCGCTCCAGCCTGCTCGACGTGCTGGGCCAGGACTACGTACGAACCGCTCGGGCCAAGGGCCTGGCGCCCAACCGGGTCACGCTCAAGCACGCGCTGAGAAACGCCATGCTGCCGGTGGTCACCGTGATCGGCCTGCAGGCGGGCGCGCTGCTGGGCGGGGCGGTATTGACCGAGACGATCTTCTCCTGGCCCGGCATCGGCTCGTGGGTCTACGAGGCGATCAGCCAGCGCGACTACCCGGTGATCCAGGGCGGCGTGATCTTCGCGGCCCTGGTCGTGAGCGTCGTCAACCTGCTGGTGGATCTCAGCTACGCCGCCCTCGACCCCCGGATTCAGTACAGGTGA
- a CDS encoding glycoside hydrolase family 3 protein, translating to MTPTLLPGALAMVDIPGPVLDADTAAHLRRYGVRSVCLFGKNIESAVQLRQLCADLRGVLGEHALIALDHEGGAILRPDFWPYAPSAMALGAADDPELTRETHAALARQLRSVGINWNFTPVLDVNVNPANPVIGERAFGGDPELVTRHGRASLEGHAGEGVAACVKHFPGHGDTHQDSHYNLPHVAKARADLDRTELAPFRALLPQTPAVMTAHIIFDELDAGAPATLSRPVLTGLLRQEWGFEGVIVTDSMGMKAIDDNYGRGEAAVLALKAGADLVMALGRREVQEATLDAIAQALDGGLDAALEAGEVQASLGRLEALARLYPAQADVAVDTGADAGLMRRGWAQALTAFREPVAPAPGSRVLLVAQRYAYRENVSERGVEAGALARDLGALYDLTLHAYDSPEELDWAALGESGQTVILATSGRHRHPALVGVRPGLHLALYNPYTVLDVDAPALITYGFRPEARAAVLGWLRGEVEAPGRLPFGPV from the coding sequence GTGACCCCCACTCTGCTTCCGGGCGCCCTCGCCATGGTGGACATCCCCGGCCCCGTGCTGGACGCCGATACAGCCGCCCACCTGCGCCGATACGGGGTGCGTTCCGTGTGTCTGTTCGGCAAGAACATCGAGTCGGCAGTCCAGCTCCGGCAACTCTGCGCCGATCTGCGTGGCGTCCTGGGCGAGCACGCCCTGATCGCCCTGGATCATGAGGGCGGCGCCATCCTGCGCCCGGACTTCTGGCCCTACGCCCCCAGCGCGATGGCCCTGGGCGCGGCCGACGACCCCGAACTGACCCGCGAGACCCACGCCGCCCTGGCCCGGCAGCTGCGCTCGGTGGGCATCAACTGGAACTTCACGCCCGTGCTGGACGTGAACGTCAACCCGGCCAACCCGGTGATCGGCGAGCGCGCCTTCGGGGGAGACCCGGAACTCGTGACCCGCCACGGTCGCGCCTCCCTGGAAGGGCACGCCGGGGAGGGGGTGGCCGCCTGTGTCAAGCACTTCCCCGGCCACGGCGACACCCACCAGGACTCGCATTACAACCTGCCGCACGTTGCCAAGGCGCGCGCCGACCTCGACCGGACGGAGCTGGCCCCCTTCCGCGCCCTGCTGCCCCAGACCCCGGCCGTCATGACCGCCCACATCATCTTCGACGAGCTGGACGCGGGGGCGCCCGCCACCCTCTCGCGCCCGGTGCTCACGGGGCTGCTGCGCCAGGAGTGGGGATTTGAGGGCGTGATCGTGACCGACTCGATGGGCATGAAGGCCATCGACGACAATTACGGCCGGGGCGAGGCCGCCGTGCTGGCCCTGAAGGCCGGCGCCGATCTGGTCATGGCCCTGGGCCGCCGCGAGGTGCAGGAGGCGACGCTGGACGCCATTGCCCAGGCGCTGGACGGCGGGCTGGACGCTGCTCTGGAGGCTGGCGAGGTGCAGGCCAGCCTGGGCCGCCTGGAAGCGCTGGCCCGGCTGTATCCGGCTCAGGCCGATGTCGCCGTGGACACCGGGGCCGACGCCGGGCTGATGCGCCGGGGCTGGGCGCAGGCCCTGACCGCCTTCCGCGAGCCGGTCGCCCCGGCTCCCGGCAGCCGCGTGCTGCTGGTCGCCCAGCGCTACGCCTACCGCGAAAACGTCAGCGAGCGTGGCGTGGAGGCGGGGGCCCTGGCCCGCGACCTGGGCGCCCTGTACGACCTGACCCTGCACGCCTACGACTCCCCGGAGGAACTGGACTGGGCCGCGCTGGGGGAGAGCGGGCAGACGGTGATCCTGGCGACCTCCGGGCGCCACCGGCACCCGGCGCTGGTGGGTGTGCGCCCGGGGCTGCACCTGGCGCTGTACAACCCCTACACGGTGCTCGACGTGGACGCCCCCGCCCTGATCACCTACGGCTTTCGCCCCGAGGCGCGCGCGGCCGTGCTGGGGTGGTTGCGCGGAGAGGTGGAGGCCCCTGGACGGCTGCCCTTCGGCCCGGTCTGA
- a CDS encoding ABC transporter permease, which translates to MTTATPSIQAVTKKQPSIFWRRFRRSGPGKIGAAIVALFVLLAVFAQIIKPYDPTTDRNYRLNLKPPSIAGLWNREVAEIYRDPVTGQTDLWAAPFGTDNLGRNVYARTLHGTRISLKVGVVSTILALIIGSLLGVLAGYFGGWFDTVMGYLTDVMLAFPGILLAIGFASIFSTDNPPLLIAALDRTFALNSPQLVTAMLAVSLVQVPVYMRLARAVVLSIREREFVQAAGALGASQTRTIFRHILPNSLSPLIVQGALSIATATIEVAALGFLGIGAQPPLPEWGTMISDSRQYYVDAPWTMVFPGLAIFLSVLGFNLLGDGLRDVLDPRSTQ; encoded by the coding sequence ATGACGACGGCAACCCCTTCCATCCAGGCGGTGACGAAAAAGCAGCCCAGCATCTTCTGGCGCCGCTTCCGGCGCAGCGGGCCGGGCAAGATCGGCGCGGCCATCGTGGCGCTGTTCGTGCTGCTGGCCGTGTTCGCCCAGATCATCAAGCCCTACGACCCCACCACGGACCGCAACTACCGCCTGAACCTCAAGCCGCCCAGCATCGCGGGGCTGTGGAACAGGGAGGTGGCCGAGATCTACCGCGACCCGGTGACCGGCCAGACCGACCTCTGGGCGGCGCCCTTCGGCACCGACAACCTGGGCCGCAACGTGTACGCGCGCACGCTGCACGGCACCCGGATTTCGCTGAAGGTCGGCGTGGTGAGCACCATCCTGGCCCTCATCATCGGCTCGCTGCTGGGCGTGCTGGCCGGCTACTTCGGCGGCTGGTTCGACACCGTTATGGGCTACCTGACCGACGTCATGCTGGCCTTCCCCGGCATCCTGCTGGCGATCGGCTTCGCGAGCATCTTCAGCACCGACAATCCACCGTTGCTGATCGCGGCGCTCGACCGGACGTTCGCGCTGAACAGCCCGCAACTGGTGACCGCCATGCTGGCGGTGTCGCTGGTGCAGGTGCCGGTGTACATGCGGCTGGCCCGCGCGGTGGTGCTCTCCATCCGCGAGCGCGAGTTCGTGCAGGCGGCCGGCGCCCTGGGCGCCTCGCAGACCCGCACGATCTTCCGGCACATCCTGCCCAATTCCCTGTCACCGCTGATCGTGCAGGGCGCGCTGAGCATCGCCACCGCCACCATCGAGGTCGCCGCGCTGGGTTTCCTGGGCATCGGGGCGCAGCCTCCCCTGCCGGAGTGGGGCACCATGATCAGCGACTCGCGCCAGTACTATGTCGATGCTCCCTGGACGATGGTCTTCCCCGGCCTGGCGATCTTCCTGTCCGTGCTGGGCTTCAACCTGCTCGGCGACGGCCTGCGGGACGTGCTCGACCCCAGAAGCACCCAGTAG
- a CDS encoding DegV family protein, protein MSARFGVVTDGGLDAYTELLNDVPVAPFSLNFGSESFRTHEISRERLYQELQTNPVHPTSSQPTPQDWLEAYGRAGSDEVLAVTISAGLSGSRNAAEQARGMVGSGVRVQIHDSRTLSAAQAFQVHAAMSAAARGESLETALAWMTQVEQETELYFTIETLEYLRRGGRIGRVQATLGGLLNLKPVITVDKATGAYTNVGRARSYKGAIAAVGEQVTRTYGEGTPLRLGLLFGSEREDAELLLQNVQARHPVVWSGFAPVNPVLNVHTGPRAAGIAAAPGPWPWER, encoded by the coding sequence GTGAGCGCGCGCTTCGGTGTGGTCACGGACGGGGGCCTGGACGCCTACACGGAACTCCTGAACGACGTGCCGGTGGCGCCCTTCTCGCTGAATTTCGGTTCCGAGTCCTTCCGCACGCACGAGATCAGCCGAGAACGGCTGTATCAGGAATTGCAGACCAACCCGGTGCATCCGACCAGCAGCCAGCCCACCCCGCAGGACTGGCTGGAGGCCTATGGGCGCGCGGGCAGCGATGAGGTGCTGGCCGTGACCATCAGCGCCGGCCTGAGCGGCAGCCGCAACGCCGCCGAGCAGGCGCGCGGCATGGTGGGCAGCGGGGTGCGGGTGCAGATCCACGACTCGCGCACGCTCAGCGCCGCCCAGGCTTTTCAGGTACACGCGGCCATGAGCGCCGCCGCGCGTGGGGAGAGCCTGGAGACGGCGCTGGCCTGGATGACCCAGGTCGAGCAGGAAACGGAGCTGTACTTCACCATCGAAACGCTGGAGTACCTGCGCCGGGGCGGGCGGATCGGGCGGGTGCAGGCCACGCTGGGCGGACTGCTGAACCTCAAGCCGGTGATCACCGTAGACAAGGCCACGGGCGCCTACACCAACGTGGGCCGCGCCCGGAGCTACAAGGGCGCCATCGCGGCGGTCGGCGAGCAGGTCACACGCACCTACGGCGAGGGCACGCCCCTGCGCCTGGGCCTGCTCTTCGGCTCCGAGCGCGAGGACGCCGAACTGCTGCTGCAGAACGTGCAGGCCCGGCATCCGGTGGTCTGGTCGGGCTTCGCGCCGGTGAACCCGGTGCTCAACGTCCACACCGGGCCGCGCGCCGCCGGCATCGCGGCGGCCCCCGGCCCCTGGCCCTGGGAGCGCTAA
- a CDS encoding shikimate dehydrogenase, which yields MHVSDTPLALIGHSAQAARALRDLGLLGVSVPTDDLSGVLHACQTLRFSGALIHASQEFAALGVTQADPTAQKVGRVDAVAFAGGVHGTFALADALTDTLEASGYASRGASALLLGQAASDLALALPLTRLGFSDIGIVAETTPEAEGAARHLPAGVRAFPMSRRDPSVTTLAERADLIVLTAGALPPGLVQPYHTLIDLTGRAQAGAAGSVLSLARLPARRLARQLAHATGQRFHVDELEKLVPALG from the coding sequence TCCGACACGCCCCTGGCCCTGATCGGCCACTCCGCCCAAGCCGCCCGCGCCCTGCGCGACCTCGGACTCCTCGGGGTCAGCGTGCCCACCGATGACCTTAGCGGCGTCCTGCACGCCTGTCAGACCCTGCGCTTCAGCGGCGCCCTGATCCACGCCAGCCAGGAATTCGCCGCCCTGGGAGTCACGCAGGCCGACCCCACGGCCCAGAAGGTCGGCCGGGTGGACGCCGTGGCCTTCGCGGGCGGCGTTCACGGCACCTTCGCCCTGGCCGACGCCCTGACCGACACGCTGGAGGCCAGCGGCTACGCCAGCCGGGGAGCCAGCGCCCTGCTGCTGGGGCAGGCGGCCAGCGACCTCGCCCTGGCCCTGCCGCTGACCCGTCTGGGCTTCAGCGACATCGGCATCGTGGCCGAGACCACCCCGGAGGCCGAGGGCGCGGCGCGGCACCTGCCGGCGGGCGTGCGGGCCTTTCCCATGAGCCGCCGCGACCCGTCCGTGACCACGCTGGCCGAGCGGGCCGACCTGATCGTGCTCACCGCCGGCGCCCTGCCCCCCGGTCTGGTGCAGCCCTACCACACCCTGATCGACCTGACCGGGCGCGCCCAGGCGGGAGCGGCGGGTTCGGTACTGAGTCTGGCCCGGCTGCCGGCCCGCCGGCTGGCCCGCCAGCTGGCCCACGCCACCGGGCAGCGCTTTCACGTCGATGAGCTGGAAAAGCTGGTGCCGGCGCTCGGGTAG
- a CDS encoding ABC transporter substrate-binding protein has translation MKKLVLTALLATLSAASAAGTLVFGANGEPVSLESGNITDGISILVQRQIYDTLVDFKDGTTDLAPGLASSWKANANNTAWTFNLRRNVKFTDGTPMNADAIVFNIERWWDKAHPYGFRDQGRTFEIIGDLLGGFKGDATAVIKGVVKVDDYTVRVDLNKPSSVFPNVIGSGYFGIASPAAIRKDGAKYGTPASTPVGTGPFVFESWKTGDRVTLSANKAYWGPKPRVDTVVIRSIKDASQRLNELKAGTIDFANDLTPDSLKNIQGDRNLVAVKRPSFNVGFLALNNRNQYIKNDKVRQAISMAINKKAIVDAFWNGLGVSNASFVPPVMAWANSPKVPADHKFDPAAAKKMLSDAGFPNGFSIDLWYMPVSRPYFPNPKPIAEAIAADLSAIGIKVNLKTEDWAKYLVDRNKEPGFDMYMIGWTGDYGDPDNFYGAYYGPNASDDINWNPPELVSLLEQGRAAATKEAKAKVYQQIHELTYNAGYRLPMVHSQPLAAARTYVKGWVPSPLGSEAFNKISLIGKK, from the coding sequence ATGAAGAAACTCGTCCTGACCGCACTCCTCGCCACCCTCAGCGCCGCATCGGCCGCCGGCACCCTGGTCTTCGGCGCCAACGGGGAGCCCGTCAGCCTGGAATCGGGCAACATCACCGACGGCATCTCGATCCTGGTGCAGCGTCAGATCTACGACACGCTGGTGGACTTCAAGGACGGCACCACGGACCTGGCCCCGGGCCTCGCCAGCTCCTGGAAGGCCAACGCGAACAACACCGCCTGGACGTTCAACCTGCGCCGGAACGTGAAATTCACCGACGGCACGCCCATGAACGCCGACGCCATCGTGTTCAACATCGAGCGCTGGTGGGACAAGGCGCACCCCTACGGCTTCCGCGACCAGGGCCGCACCTTCGAGATCATCGGCGATCTGCTGGGCGGCTTCAAGGGCGACGCCACGGCCGTGATCAAGGGCGTCGTGAAGGTCGACGACTACACCGTGCGGGTCGACCTGAACAAGCCCAGCTCGGTCTTCCCCAACGTGATCGGCTCGGGCTACTTCGGGATCGCCAGCCCCGCCGCCATCAGGAAGGACGGCGCCAAGTACGGCACCCCCGCCAGCACGCCGGTCGGCACCGGCCCCTTCGTCTTCGAGAGCTGGAAGACCGGCGACCGCGTGACCCTCAGCGCCAACAAGGCCTACTGGGGCCCCAAGCCGCGCGTGGACACGGTGGTCATCCGCTCCATCAAGGACGCCAGCCAGCGCCTGAACGAACTGAAGGCCGGCACCATCGACTTCGCCAACGACCTGACCCCGGATTCGCTCAAGAACATCCAGGGCGACCGCAATCTGGTGGCCGTCAAGCGCCCCTCGTTCAACGTGGGCTTTCTGGCGCTGAACAACCGCAACCAGTACATCAAGAACGACAAGGTGCGTCAGGCGATCTCCATGGCCATCAACAAGAAGGCCATCGTGGACGCCTTCTGGAACGGCCTGGGGGTCAGCAACGCCTCCTTCGTGCCGCCGGTCATGGCCTGGGCCAACTCGCCCAAGGTGCCCGCCGACCACAAGTTCGACCCGGCCGCCGCCAAGAAGATGCTGTCTGATGCGGGCTTCCCCAACGGCTTCTCGATCGACCTTTGGTACATGCCGGTCAGCCGCCCGTACTTCCCTAACCCCAAGCCGATCGCCGAGGCGATTGCCGCCGACCTGAGCGCCATCGGCATCAAGGTGAACCTGAAGACGGAAGACTGGGCGAAGTATCTGGTCGACCGCAACAAGGAACCTGGCTTCGACATGTACATGATCGGCTGGACCGGTGACTACGGCGACCCCGACAACTTCTACGGCGCCTACTACGGCCCCAACGCCAGCGACGACATCAACTGGAATCCGCCCGAACTGGTGAGCCTGCTCGAACAGGGCCGCGCCGCCGCCACCAAGGAGGCCAAGGCGAAGGTCTACCAGCAGATCCACGAGCTGACCTACAACGCGGGCTACCGCCTGCCGATGGTGCACAGCCAGCCGCTGGCCGCCGCCCGCACCTACGTCAAGGGCTGGGTGCCCAGCCCCCTGGGCAGCGAGGCCTTCAACAAGATCAGCCTGATCGGCAAGAAGTAA